One window from the genome of Dyadobacter sp. CECT 9275 encodes:
- a CDS encoding helix-turn-helix domain-containing protein codes for MEGFFILEVGRRIKQKRLDKRMTLQELADKSGVSKGLVSQIENGRTIPSLPVMLSIIQSLQIEASAFFEGLSLLEPTILVNRRKDYATFEKEDAQGFHYSRMMMRNLPASTVDFALLELATDSYREEVTTDAYEFIYIVKGQTEYHVNGQVLILEEGDSIFFDGRLPHVPKNISDSPCLLLVLYFFD; via the coding sequence GGCGCATTAAACAAAAAAGGCTCGACAAGCGGATGACGCTGCAGGAACTCGCGGATAAATCCGGTGTCAGTAAGGGTTTGGTGTCACAGATCGAAAACGGCCGTACCATCCCGTCGCTCCCTGTTATGCTCAGCATCATACAGTCACTTCAGATCGAGGCCAGTGCTTTCTTTGAAGGCCTCAGCTTGTTGGAACCAACTATTTTGGTAAACCGCAGGAAAGACTACGCCACCTTTGAGAAGGAAGATGCACAAGGGTTTCATTACAGCCGGATGATGATGCGCAACCTGCCTGCCAGTACCGTGGACTTTGCACTCCTGGAACTAGCCACGGATTCATACCGGGAAGAAGTGACGACCGACGCCTACGAATTTATCTATATTGTTAAGGGTCAAACCGAGTACCACGTTAATGGACAGGTACTGATACTGGAAGAGGGAGACTCCATTTTCTTCGACGGCCGCCTGCCTCACGTCCCCAAAAACATCTCCGATTCGCCCTGCCTTTTACTGGTTCTTTATTTTTTCGACTAA